A window from Gottschalkiaceae bacterium SANA encodes these proteins:
- a CDS encoding cation:proton antiporter — MNVFLRLGLLLVIGFFGGKLMKRIKLPTVTGYILIGLLLGRSGVDLLTPGFIEQMGFISSVALVFIAFSIGSEFRMQEIRELGKSIVVIAFCEAMVTFILVTGFMRLFVDWPTALILGAVSSATAPAATMMVLRQYRSRGPLTSTLLGVVAVDDAICLMIFAVASSVAKVFVAHDVLTFSRLVVNPLVEIVSSIGLGIVLGGGLILVARRVSNDAELLTVVVAASLMITGAAEQLGLSELLCAMAAGVTVTNGMAVVPARRLFTVAEQFTPPLITAFFVIAGSRLDLAMIPQIGLIGLVYLVVRMIGKISGASLGGALSKSPLVVRKYLGFGLLSQVGVAVGLAIIVSEMFAGTQIGSLVLTILLATTIVTEVVGPIMTRYAIFSAGEAEKEKVHGNVQREAHASTHS; from the coding sequence ATGAATGTTTTTCTTCGGTTAGGCTTGTTATTGGTTATTGGATTTTTTGGCGGAAAATTAATGAAACGGATTAAGTTGCCGACAGTAACGGGATACATATTAATTGGATTATTATTAGGTAGGTCCGGGGTTGATCTTTTAACGCCAGGATTTATTGAACAAATGGGATTTATCAGTTCGGTTGCTCTTGTCTTTATTGCCTTTAGTATCGGAAGCGAATTTCGTATGCAGGAAATTCGAGAGTTAGGCAAATCGATAGTTGTGATTGCCTTTTGCGAAGCCATGGTTACTTTTATTTTGGTAACGGGATTTATGCGGTTGTTTGTTGATTGGCCGACGGCGTTGATCTTGGGAGCTGTTTCATCGGCAACCGCACCGGCAGCCACCATGATGGTCTTGCGACAATACCGGTCGCGCGGTCCATTAACTTCAACACTCTTAGGGGTTGTTGCGGTGGACGATGCGATTTGTTTGATGATCTTTGCCGTTGCATCTTCAGTAGCCAAGGTATTTGTTGCTCATGATGTATTAACTTTCAGCCGATTGGTCGTGAATCCCTTGGTTGAAATTGTCAGCTCAATTGGTCTTGGTATTGTTTTGGGCGGTGGATTAATTTTGGTGGCTCGACGAGTGAGTAATGATGCGGAATTGTTAACGGTTGTTGTGGCTGCCTCTCTCATGATTACAGGAGCGGCGGAACAATTGGGTTTGTCGGAATTGCTTTGTGCCATGGCTGCTGGTGTGACGGTGACTAATGGAATGGCTGTTGTACCGGCTAGACGGTTATTTACTGTAGCGGAACAATTTACACCGCCTCTGATCACGGCGTTTTTTGTTATTGCCGGGTCGAGGTTGGACCTTGCGATGATTCCACAGATCGGTTTGATTGGTTTGGTTTATTTGGTCGTAAGAATGATTGGAAAAATCAGTGGAGCCTCTTTGGGTGGTGCTTTATCAAAATCACCCTTGGTTGTTCGAAAATATCTGGGATTCGGTCTTCTGTCTCAGGTTGGTGTTGCGGTGGGACTTGCGATTATTGTGAGTGAAATGTTTGCGGGCACGCAGATTGGTTCTTTGGTGCTGACAATCTTATTGGCAACAACCATTGTAACGGAGGTTGTTGGACCCATTATGACAAGGTATGCGATTTTTAGCGCTGGTGAAGCAGAAAAGGAGAAAGTTCATGGAAATGTGCAACGAGAAGCGCATGCTTCTACTCATTCTTAG
- a CDS encoding phosphoglucomutase, whose translation MSEFMHLQNGTDIRGVAIAGVEGEPISITPAHGQQIGAAFARWLKQNANEEKPLTIAIGRDSRISGPDLVTGTVQGLRTEGCRVLNCGLASTPAMFMSTVYPEIQADGAIMITASHLPYNRNGLKFFSPKGGLEKADIQWILEKAETIKLESQEGSEETSNLMDLYSASLVSIIQERTGETQPLLGKHIVLDAGNGAGGFFAEKVLAPLGADTRGSQFLDPDGMFPNHVPNPEDEAAMKAIEDCVKENNADLGIIFDTDVDRAAVVSSDGRSINRNRLIALIGSICLKETPGATLVTDSVTSDGLAEFIYANGGHHHRFKRGYKNVINEAIRLNAIGQDCPLAIETSGHAALKENHFLDDGAYLVVKLLIEMAERAKEGKDLAQAIETLKIPKESKEYRIKINAEDFKTYGQDVIEDLEGFAKGKKTWSLVPDNYEGVRIAFEENGKTGWFLVRLSLHDPVMPVNIESNESGGVSQTADALIEFLNNFKQLDLSAF comes from the coding sequence ATGAGCGAATTTATGCATTTACAAAATGGAACGGATATTCGAGGCGTTGCTATTGCCGGTGTAGAAGGTGAACCTATTTCCATTACACCCGCACATGGACAACAAATCGGCGCCGCTTTCGCGCGCTGGCTGAAACAAAATGCCAACGAAGAAAAACCACTAACAATCGCCATTGGACGAGACAGCCGAATTTCAGGCCCAGATCTTGTTACAGGCACCGTACAAGGTCTACGAACAGAAGGGTGCCGCGTGTTGAATTGTGGGCTAGCGAGCACGCCAGCCATGTTTATGTCAACTGTATATCCAGAGATTCAAGCAGATGGTGCTATCATGATAACGGCATCTCATCTCCCCTATAATCGGAATGGACTCAAGTTTTTCTCTCCAAAAGGAGGCTTGGAAAAAGCGGATATCCAATGGATCTTGGAAAAAGCAGAAACCATAAAACTGGAGTCACAAGAGGGCAGTGAAGAAACAAGCAATCTAATGGATCTTTATTCAGCATCCCTCGTATCTATTATTCAAGAACGTACCGGAGAAACCCAGCCTTTACTCGGAAAACACATCGTACTCGATGCAGGTAATGGCGCTGGCGGATTTTTTGCAGAAAAAGTATTGGCTCCATTGGGTGCCGATACAAGAGGAAGCCAATTTTTAGATCCTGACGGCATGTTCCCCAACCACGTACCCAATCCAGAAGATGAAGCTGCAATGAAGGCAATTGAAGATTGCGTAAAGGAAAACAATGCCGATCTTGGTATCATTTTCGATACCGATGTGGATCGGGCTGCTGTTGTTTCCAGTGATGGCAGAAGCATCAATCGCAACCGCCTGATCGCTTTAATTGGCAGTATTTGTTTAAAGGAAACGCCTGGAGCTACCCTCGTAACCGACTCCGTTACATCCGACGGTCTTGCTGAATTCATTTATGCCAACGGCGGTCACCATCACCGCTTCAAACGAGGCTATAAAAATGTGATCAACGAAGCCATTCGATTGAACGCAATTGGTCAAGATTGTCCCTTAGCCATTGAAACCAGTGGACACGCTGCTTTAAAGGAAAATCATTTCCTCGATGATGGCGCTTATTTGGTCGTCAAACTTTTAATAGAAATGGCTGAGCGAGCAAAAGAAGGCAAGGATCTAGCTCAAGCCATCGAGACATTAAAAATTCCCAAAGAATCAAAAGAGTACCGCATTAAGATCAACGCAGAAGACTTTAAAACTTACGGGCAAGATGTAATCGAAGATCTAGAAGGGTTTGCCAAAGGAAAGAAAACCTGGTCCTTGGTTCCCGACAATTACGAAGGCGTACGTATCGCCTTTGAGGAAAATGGGAAAACAGGATGGTTTTTAGTCCGCTTGTCTCTTCATGATCCCGTCATGCCGGTAAATATCGAATCCAACGAATCTGGCGGAGTCAGTCAAACCGCTGATGCCTTAATCGAATTTTTAAATAATTTCAAGCAATTGGATTTAAGCGCATTTTAA
- a CDS encoding TraB/GumN family protein yields the protein MTENNTESVNEDVTDKATEDVTEEIAEKVENEHTITVEYDGKEIILIGTAHVSKESAEEVAEIIAREQPDTVCIELDEGRYNSIRNPEKYQNTDVIQIIRKKKVLSMMANLVLASFQKKMADQLGIKPGAEMMQGIKSAQEIGADLVLADRDIQITLNRVWRNVGFTGKIKLMMQLVLSVFDDEDITEEDLSAMKELDALDKMMDELAEMFPALKRTLIDERDMYLAEKIRTAPGQKVIAVLGAGHLPGVSREIEKDHDLKALEVIPEKKAGSKILPWLIPAAILGLILYGFTRGQATGWEQVRTWILWNGTFSALGTLLAFGHPLAILTAFLVAPISSLNPFLAAGWFAGLVEAKMRRPSVSDFHSLAEDATSVRGFWRNKVTRVLLVVMFANIGSTIGTLVGGMDIFKNLF from the coding sequence ATGACGGAAAACAATACCGAAAGCGTGAATGAAGACGTGACGGATAAGGCGACAGAAGATGTGACGGAGGAAATAGCGGAAAAGGTGGAAAATGAACATACCATAACCGTGGAATACGATGGTAAAGAGATCATTTTGATCGGGACGGCACATGTGTCCAAAGAGAGCGCTGAGGAAGTTGCTGAAATAATCGCGCGGGAGCAGCCGGACACCGTATGTATCGAGCTGGATGAGGGTCGATACAATTCGATTCGGAATCCTGAAAAATATCAAAATACAGATGTGATTCAAATCATACGAAAGAAGAAAGTGCTGTCGATGATGGCGAACTTGGTATTGGCTTCTTTTCAAAAGAAGATGGCTGATCAATTGGGAATTAAACCGGGAGCCGAGATGATGCAAGGGATCAAGTCTGCCCAGGAAATTGGCGCGGACCTTGTTCTAGCGGATCGAGATATTCAAATCACCTTGAATCGCGTATGGCGGAATGTTGGATTTACAGGAAAGATCAAGTTGATGATGCAATTGGTTTTAAGTGTTTTTGACGATGAAGATATCACGGAAGAGGATCTGTCTGCAATGAAAGAGTTGGATGCCTTGGACAAGATGATGGATGAATTGGCAGAAATGTTCCCAGCCTTGAAACGAACCTTGATTGATGAACGAGATATGTATTTGGCCGAAAAGATCCGTACAGCTCCAGGCCAGAAGGTTATAGCGGTTCTGGGTGCGGGACATCTTCCCGGTGTGAGTCGAGAGATTGAAAAAGACCATGATTTGAAAGCATTAGAAGTGATTCCGGAAAAAAAAGCGGGCTCAAAGATTTTGCCATGGTTGATCCCAGCGGCGATTTTGGGATTAATTCTTTATGGGTTTACGCGTGGACAGGCAACGGGATGGGAACAGGTGCGTACCTGGATTTTATGGAATGGAACCTTCTCGGCACTGGGAACCTTGCTTGCTTTTGGACATCCACTCGCCATTTTAACGGCTTTTTTGGTTGCACCCATCAGCTCCTTGAATCCATTCTTGGCAGCTGGCTGGTTTGCAGGATTGGTGGAAGCCAAGATGAGGCGACCGAGTGTATCTGATTTTCATAGTCTGGCGGAAGATGCCACATCGGTTCGCGGTTTTTGGCGCAATAAGGTGACGCGGGTCCTGCTGGTCGTCATGTTTGCCAATATTGGCAGCACGATTGGAACCCTGGTTGGCGGTATGGATATTTTCAAAAATTTATTTTAG